The Zingiber officinale cultivar Zhangliang chromosome 9A, Zo_v1.1, whole genome shotgun sequence genome window below encodes:
- the LOC122020577 gene encoding IQ domain-containing protein IQM3-like, whose translation MQVEPLSIIRSSLDHAPPAFQLPEEPESPGSGQDPAFMKGMEVSDDGGCRSSNPPKSAAAATKLQKVYRSYRTRRRLADSAVVAEELWWQAIEFVQLNRSTVSFFDHVKQESVISRWNRVKLNASKVGQGLSKDARALKLAFQHWIEAIDPRHRYGHNLHIYYEEWRKSEAGQPFFYWLDIGDGRDLDLDQCPRSFLRKQCVIYLGPQEREHYEYVPLDGKLVHKQTGVLLDTTSAAKGGKWIFVMSTSRKLYAGQKKKGIFHHSSFLAGGATVAAGRFTAENGMLKRIWAYSGHYRPTEENFNNFLSFLKENHVNLDDTEIMSSSNEDYYEDAKNPRLEEVIESMKVSRTPQLALPLEVTGMAASEPTAESKSAVGLQVKYQRTLSGGLQSPRADVPKKAILERINSKRKASSYQLGHQLSSKWCSGAGPRIGCVADYPVEVRLQALEFVNLSPRMAMPPKGQSSKSLATP comes from the exons ATGCAAGTGGAGCCACTCTCCATCATCCGGAGCAGCCTCGATCATGCTCCGCCGGCATTCCAGCTTCCCGAGGAGCCCGAGTCTCCGGGATCCGGCCAAGATCCGGCCTTCATGAAGGGAATGGAGGTCTCCGATGACGGAGGATGTCGCTCGTCCAACCCGCCAAAATCGGCGGCGGCGGCTACCAAGCTCCAGAAGGTATACAGGAGCTACCGCACCCGCCGCAGGCTAGCGGACTCCGCTGTCGTCGCCGAAGAGCTATG GTGGCAGGCGATAGAATTTGTTCAACTCAACCGTAGTACGGTGTCGTTCTTCGATCACGTGAAACAGGAGTCGGTGATCTCGCGATGGAATCGCGTCAAATTAAATGCTTCCAAG GTTGGTCAGGGCTTATCTAAGGACGCCAGAGCCCTCAAACTCGCTTTTCAACACTGGATTGAAGCC ATTGATCCAAGACATCGATATGGCCATAATCTGCATATTTATTATGAAGAATGGCGCAAAAGTGAAGCAGGCCAACCTTTCTTCTACTG GTTGGATATTGGCGATGGCAGAGATTTGGATCTCGATCAGTGTCCGAGATCATTCCTTCGGAAGCAATGTGTCATATATCTTGGTCCT CAAGAACGGGAACACTATGAATATGTTCCACTAGATGGCAAACTGGTGCACAAACAAACTGGAGTTCTTTTAGACACAACTTCAGCAGCCAAAGGAGGAAAATGGATTTTTGTCATGAGCACATCCAGGAAATTATATGCTGGTCAG AAAAAGAAAGGAATATTTCACCATTCCAGCTTCCTTGCTGGGGGAGCTACTGTAGCAGCTGGAAGATTCACTGCTGAAAACGGGATGCTCAAG CGTATTTGGGCTTATAGTGGGCATTACCGTCCGACTGAGGAAAACTTCAACAACTTTTTAAGCTTCCTCAAAGAAAATCATGTTAATCTGGATGACACTGAG ATAATGTCATCATCCAATGAAGATTATTATGAGGATGCAAAGAATCCTCGGCTCGAAGAGGTGATTGAATCAATGAAAGTTTCTAGAACTCCTCAACTAGCTCTGCCTTTAGAAGTAACAGGGATGGCAGCTTCAGAACCAACTGCAGAATCTAAATCAGCTGTAGGCCTTCAAGTCAAGTACCAAAGAACTTTATCTGGTGGCCTTCAGAGTCCAAGAGCTGATGTGCCTAAGAAAGCCATTCTAGAGAGgataaattcaaaaaggaaaGCTAGTTCTTATCAGTTGGGTCATCAGCTTTCTTCTAAATGGTGCAGTGGAGCTGGTCCTAGAATTGGATGTGTTGCAGATTATCCAGTTGAGGTCAGATTACAAGCATTAGAGTTTGTAAATCTCTCACCAAGGATGGCCATGCCACCAAAAGGCCAATCGAGCAAGAGCTTAGCAACCCCGTGA